In one window of Primulina tabacum isolate GXHZ01 chromosome 8, ASM2559414v2, whole genome shotgun sequence DNA:
- the LOC142554783 gene encoding cysteine proteinase inhibitor 1-like, with translation MQLKSCPLLYAILLILVASFHYQALAISPSTIVGNWRPIPNVNVPEVLEIARFAVSEHNKKANVQLEFVKTVKGETQVVEGTNYRLVIIANDKAAGNAPGNYEAVVWDLPWKHFRELSSFVKV, from the coding sequence atgcaactcaaatcttgccCTCTTCTCTATGCGATCCTCTTGATATTGGTGGCTTCATTTCATTACCAAGCCTTGGCCATTTCGCCTAGTACCATCGTTGGCAACTGGCGGCCGATTCCGAACGTTAACGTGCCAGAGGTGTTGGAAATCGCTAGATTCGCGGTGTCAGAGCACAACAAGAAGGCTAACGTGCAGTTGGAGTTTGTAAAGACGGTGAAGGGTGAAACCCAAGTAGTCGAAGGTACGAATTACAGACTGGTCATCATCGCGAATGATAAGGCTGCCGGCAATGCGCCGGGAAACTACGAGGCCGTGGTCTGGGACTTGCCTTGGAAGCATTTCAGGGAACTAAGCTCTTTTGTGAAAGTTTAA